Proteins encoded together in one Pantoea sp. CCBC3-3-1 window:
- a CDS encoding metal/formaldehyde-sensitive transcriptional repressor — protein sequence MPHSAEDKKKALNRIKRIQGQCEGIQRSLEAGADCAPILQQIASAKGALSGLMSEILESYVREEFLGQTGEQSLSEKQIAEFLGLMRSYMK from the coding sequence ATGCCGCACTCAGCCGAAGACAAGAAAAAAGCGCTTAACCGTATCAAACGTATTCAGGGTCAATGTGAAGGAATACAGCGTTCTCTCGAAGCGGGTGCTGACTGTGCGCCGATTTTGCAGCAGATTGCTTCAGCGAAAGGCGCATTGAGCGGCCTGATGTCTGAGATTCTGGAAAGCTACGTTCGCGAAGAATTTCTTGGTCAGACGGGTGAACAAAGTCTGTCCGAAAAACAAATTGCCGAATTTCTTGGTCTGATGCGTTCTTATATGAAATGA
- a CDS encoding HGGxSTG domain-containing protein has protein sequence MPEELRHIPCAAKTRAGTPCKRTDINSNGRCKYHGGHSTGAITAEGKARQLEGYRRWQREKGA, from the coding sequence ATGCCTGAAGAATTGCGCCATATCCCATGCGCAGCCAAAACCCGAGCCGGAACACCATGCAAGCGTACTGACATCAACAGCAATGGGCGCTGCAAGTATCATGGTGGCCACAGTACGGGAGCAATAACTGCAGAGGGTAAAGCCCGTCAGCTGGAAGGCTATCGGCGTTGGCAGCGAGAAAAGGGAGCGTGA
- a CDS encoding S49 family peptidase: MTILAQSSPLDKVRKKYLGELANHTGRNVISYYSGFLQKNGQEVTNLVSMTDDDKNGLMSAIHGLDTSKGLDLILHTPGGDIAALESIGKYLRSKFGTDIRAIVPMISMSCGTMLACCAKEIVMGKQSNIGPFDPQMGGMPVHGILEEYERAKREITSNPAALAWWQFSLQKLHPTLIGECEKAIRWASEIVHEWLITGMFAGEHDAADKAKNICDQLNNHATTYTHARHLHAEKAKSIGLKVIDLEDDQSFQDLVLTIHHSYMHTFGSSAACKIIENHNGSTMMWNVPNQN, encoded by the coding sequence ATGACGATTCTCGCCCAAAGCAGCCCCTTGGACAAAGTCCGAAAAAAATATTTAGGTGAGCTTGCTAACCATACAGGACGTAACGTTATTTCTTACTACTCTGGCTTTCTTCAAAAAAACGGCCAAGAAGTAACAAATCTCGTTTCAATGACTGACGATGACAAAAACGGATTAATGTCGGCCATTCATGGCCTTGATACATCAAAAGGATTGGATCTGATACTGCATACCCCAGGCGGTGATATCGCGGCTCTAGAGTCGATAGGGAAGTATCTGCGGTCGAAGTTTGGAACAGATATCCGTGCAATCGTGCCCATGATTTCTATGTCATGTGGAACTATGCTCGCATGCTGTGCCAAAGAGATTGTAATGGGTAAACAATCAAATATCGGACCTTTTGATCCGCAGATGGGCGGTATGCCAGTCCATGGTATTCTGGAAGAATACGAACGGGCTAAGCGGGAAATCACATCCAACCCAGCAGCTTTAGCATGGTGGCAATTCTCGTTGCAAAAACTTCATCCCACCTTAATCGGTGAATGTGAAAAAGCCATTCGATGGGCGTCAGAGATAGTACATGAATGGCTGATAACGGGTATGTTTGCCGGTGAACATGATGCGGCAGATAAGGCAAAAAATATCTGTGACCAGCTGAATAATCATGCGACAACCTATACGCATGCGCGGCACTTACATGCTGAGAAAGCAAAATCCATTGGTCTAAAGGTCATAGACCTTGAAGATGATCAGTCCTTCCAAGATTTGGTGCTAACAATTCATCATAGTTACATGCATACGTTTGGTAGTAGCGCGGCATGTAAGATCATTGAAAATCATAACGGAAGTACAATGATGTGGAATGTTCCCAATCAGAACTAA
- a CDS encoding S-(hydroxymethyl)glutathione dehydrogenase/class III alcohol dehydrogenase, whose translation MKSRAAVAFGPGQPLQIVELDVAPPRAGEVLIKISHTGVCHTDAFTLSGDDPEGLFPVVLGHEGAGVVVEVGEGVTSVQAGDHVIPLYTAECGECLFCKSGKTNLCTAVRATQGKGVMPDGTTRFSYNGQPIYHYMGCSTFSEYTVVAEVSLAKINPEANHEHVCLLGCGVTTGIGAVHNTANVQEGDSVAIFGLGGIGLAAIQGARQAKAGRIIAIDTNPAKFELAKKFGATDFVNPKDHDRPIQEVIVEMTGWGVDHSFECIGNVNVMRAALESAHRGWGQSIIIGVAGAGQEIATRPFQLVTGRQWKGSAFGGVKGRSQLPGMVEDAMKGKIELEPFVTHTMTLDKINEAFDLMHEGKSIRSVIHY comes from the coding sequence ATGAAATCCCGTGCTGCTGTTGCATTTGGTCCCGGTCAACCTTTGCAGATTGTCGAATTAGACGTTGCACCCCCTCGCGCCGGTGAGGTGTTAATCAAAATCAGCCATACCGGCGTCTGCCATACCGATGCCTTTACCTTATCGGGCGACGATCCGGAAGGGCTTTTCCCGGTTGTGTTGGGTCACGAAGGGGCTGGCGTGGTGGTAGAAGTTGGCGAAGGCGTGACCAGCGTACAGGCTGGCGATCATGTTATTCCTCTTTACACCGCGGAATGTGGCGAGTGCCTGTTCTGTAAGTCAGGCAAAACCAACCTGTGTACCGCTGTCCGTGCGACGCAGGGAAAAGGCGTAATGCCAGATGGCACCACGCGTTTCTCCTACAATGGCCAGCCGATTTATCACTACATGGGCTGCTCAACCTTTAGTGAGTACACCGTAGTAGCGGAAGTGTCGCTGGCCAAAATCAATCCTGAAGCCAATCACGAACATGTTTGCCTGCTTGGCTGTGGCGTGACCACCGGAATTGGTGCGGTTCACAACACCGCTAACGTTCAGGAAGGCGACTCGGTGGCGATTTTTGGTTTAGGCGGCATCGGTCTGGCGGCGATTCAGGGCGCACGTCAGGCAAAAGCGGGGCGCATTATCGCTATCGATACCAATCCGGCTAAATTTGAACTGGCGAAGAAGTTCGGCGCGACAGACTTCGTCAATCCAAAAGATCACGACAGGCCGATTCAGGAAGTGATTGTTGAAATGACCGGCTGGGGCGTGGATCACTCTTTTGAGTGTATCGGTAACGTCAATGTGATGCGTGCGGCGTTGGAAAGTGCTCACCGTGGCTGGGGCCAGTCAATCATTATCGGTGTGGCAGGGGCGGGGCAGGAAATTGCGACCCGTCCCTTCCAGCTGGTGACAGGACGGCAGTGGAAAGGTTCTGCATTCGGTGGCGTGAAAGGCCGTAGCCAGCTGCCGGGCATGGTGGAAGACGCCATGAAAGGAAAAATTGAGCTGGAGCCTTTTGTCACTCATACCATGACGCTGGACAAAATTAACGAAGCCTTCGATTTAATGCATGAAGGAAAATCTATTCGTTCCGTTATTCATTATTGA
- a CDS encoding mechanosensitive ion channel family protein → MPLIFSELSGAPPWVPAVLLITLSFLVGSLARFILLRFIRYWQNRDRKLFKSLEKHLRGSMFLFIPLLLINVGANYINIKPDFLDFITTTVNIFIILSFCSILIRLTNVAQDMLFIRYDINLSNNLRARKVRTQIMYVKKVVIVVLVTFCVSLILLSFPGVRKFGTTILAGAGVAGIIIGFALQKSLVNLFAGIQIAFTQPIKIDDAVVVEKEWGWIEEINLTYVVVRIWDLRRLVLPITYFTENAFQNWTRNNAQILGSVFLYLDYSMPLEPLRKHFEKVLSETKLWDQETQVLQVTDTTEKTMTIRLLMTAQNSPTAWDLRCHVREKMIEFIQQNYPQSLPHVRATLTDPGSL, encoded by the coding sequence ATGCCATTGATATTTAGTGAGTTATCTGGCGCTCCACCGTGGGTGCCTGCCGTATTGCTCATCACTCTCTCATTCTTAGTGGGTTCTCTGGCCCGATTTATCCTTCTCAGGTTCATCCGCTACTGGCAAAATCGTGACCGAAAGCTGTTCAAATCACTTGAAAAGCATCTTCGTGGATCAATGTTTCTTTTCATCCCCTTACTGTTAATAAATGTAGGGGCTAATTATATTAACATCAAGCCAGACTTTTTAGATTTTATTACAACGACCGTTAATATATTTATTATATTATCATTTTGCTCAATTTTAATTCGCTTAACTAATGTAGCGCAGGATATGCTTTTTATACGCTACGATATTAATCTTTCAAATAATCTTCGTGCCCGCAAAGTCCGCACCCAGATAATGTATGTGAAAAAAGTCGTTATCGTCGTTCTCGTGACATTCTGTGTTTCTCTGATTTTACTGAGTTTCCCTGGTGTTCGAAAATTCGGTACTACCATTCTGGCCGGTGCCGGAGTTGCCGGAATAATAATTGGGTTTGCCCTTCAAAAGTCGCTTGTCAATTTGTTTGCCGGAATTCAGATAGCGTTCACGCAGCCCATAAAAATCGATGATGCTGTCGTCGTTGAAAAGGAATGGGGCTGGATTGAGGAGATAAACCTGACTTATGTCGTTGTGCGTATCTGGGATCTGCGCAGACTGGTTCTTCCCATTACCTATTTTACAGAAAATGCCTTCCAGAACTGGACGCGCAATAACGCACAAATATTAGGCTCGGTTTTTCTTTACCTCGATTATTCAATGCCACTCGAGCCTTTGCGTAAGCATTTTGAAAAAGTACTCAGTGAAACAAAACTTTGGGACCAGGAGACTCAGGTTCTCCAGGTAACTGATACTACTGAAAAAACCATGACTATCAGATTATTAATGACTGCACAGAATTCCCCAACGGCCTGGGATTTACGCTGTCACGTGCGGGAAAAAATGATTGAGTTTATTCAGCAAAATTATCCCCAGAGTCTTCCTCACGTAAGGGCGACGCTGACCGATCCTGGCAGTTTATAG
- a CDS encoding DUF1471 domain-containing protein, with protein MNIIKKIAVSALFSGVSFAGFAQTVTASADTLDGAEAKIAAQAEKAGASYQITEAFFNNHVHMTAELTK; from the coding sequence ATGAACATCATCAAAAAAATTGCAGTATCAGCGCTGTTTTCTGGCGTATCATTTGCGGGTTTTGCTCAGACCGTAACGGCCTCTGCCGATACGCTTGACGGCGCAGAAGCAAAAATCGCGGCTCAGGCAGAAAAAGCCGGTGCGTCTTACCAGATTACGGAAGCTTTCTTCAATAACCATGTCCATATGACCGCTGAGCTGACGAAATAA